Below is a window of Halococcus saccharolyticus DSM 5350 DNA.
CCGCCTTCAACGACCAGCCCCACTGGCCGTTCGACTACGAGGAGCTCGTTCCGTACTACCAGCTGAACGAGGAGCTGACGAGCACCCAGCAGGCACCGATGACCGCCAAAGAGGAGGTGTTCATCGAGGGCGCAGATGCCCTCTACCCGCTCATCGAGAGCAAGAACGTCACTGAGACGGGCTGGCGGCCGCAGGCCAATGCCGTCGAGGTCCCCGGTCGGGAGACCGCGACCGGCGAACCTCTCGACGCCGACTACGAGGGGTCGTTCTCCTACGACGACGGGTTCCGCGGCGATACCCTCGTCGGCGACCACTTCCAGGGTTCCTCGACACCCGTCGACGCCCCTGTTCGGGACAAAGCTCGAAAATCGAGCAACGTGGGCTACGTGCCGCGCGCTCTCGACACCAACAAAAACGACAGTCAGGGCAACGTCGCGCTCCGGCCGAACGCCTACGTGACCGACATCGAGACCAATGAGGGTGCGGGCACGCTCGAAGCCACCGGAGTGACTTTCCGTGATTCGTGGTCCGGTCAGTCCCAGACTGTCAGTGCCGATACGGTCGTGCTCGCCGGTGGCTGCATCGAGACGCCCCGGCTGTGGCTCAACGCAGGACTCCCCGACGACGGCTGGGTCGGCAAGGGTCTCACTACTCATTGGTTCGACTGGGTCGTGGGCGTCTACGACGACGAGACGGTCGCCGACATCAACCCCGAGGTCGAGCACATGGATCCCTACGTCGGGCAGAACTCGGCAGTGCGCTTCGACAAGCCCGGCGTCGGTGGGATGGAGGACATCGGAATGAGTCCTGGTCTGGTCTCCTACGCCGATTACCTGTTCAGCCAGGCGGGCTACAGCTTCGACACCGAGGTCGATCCGAGTGAACCGTGGGACACCCGTGGATACGTCGTCGGCGAGGAACTCAAGCGTCGGATGTCGAACTACAAGCAGACGAAGGCGCTGCTCATCCTCACCGACGACCTCCCGCGCCAGAGTAATGGGGTGTCGCTCGACAACACCTTCAGCGACGAGCACGGCCCGGTTCCGAAGGTGAAGTGGGAGCCACACCCCGACGACGACGCGAAGCGCGACGAGCTGTCGAGAATCGCGGCGAACATCCACAAGGAGGCGGGAGCCGACCACGTCCACCGATGTGACTGGCCGCCGCTGCTCCTCCACATGCAGTCGTCGATGCGGATGGGGGAAGTGCTCGACGAGAATGCCGAGGCGAAAAACGTCAACCGACTGTTCGTCGCCGACCACTCGGCGATGGCCAACGGCGTCGGTGGCCCGAACCCGACCAACAGCGGCCAGGCGCTCGCGCTACGGACCGCCGACAAGATCGCCGAACTCTACTTCTGAGTTCGGCTCCGGTCCGGTTTTATCGAACTGAAGAACACCGATCCGTCTCGCTGTCAATCCAATCGATCGGTGTCGATCGTGACGCCGGATGGCGTGACCAGCAGAAAGCGTCGGAAGTGGATGAGCTCGCCGCCCATCTCGCGGATGTCGGGCGCGAACCCGGCCGCAAGACGCTTCATGTCGCCCTCGACGGCGAGCACGAGCACCGCGCCGTCGTCGACCTCCGCGACCCACTCCTCGTCGGACGTCCGCCCGTCAAGCACCCCGAGGACCACCCGGCCGGTGTCGTCGGCGTCCTCCACGTCCATCTCGGATTCGATCGTCTGGAGATCCAGATCGAACTCGCTCATACTGGGTCTCACCGCGGTCGAAGAAAACGCTTCCGTCAGTCGTCGGCCGGCTCCGCCCGCGGCGAATCGGGCGTCCGGACGGCCTGCCGGGAGAAGTACGTCGCCAACGCGGGGCCGGTGACGTTGTGCCAGACGCTGAACAGCGCGGGCGGGAGCGCGGCGAGCGGGCTGAAGTACGCCGTCGCGAGCGCGACCGCGAGCCCGCTGTTCTGGAGAGCGACCTCGAAAGTACACGCCCGGACCCGTTCGGGGCTCATTCCGCTCGCGCGCCCGACGCCGTAGCCAGCACCCAGGCCGATCGCGTTGTGGGCGACGACCGCGAGCAACACGACCGCGCCCGCAGTCAGGATGTTCTCGACGTTGAGCCCCACGACCGCCGCGACGATGGCGACGATGGCGGCGACGCTGATTGCGGGAAAGATCGAGAGACCCGCCGCCGCGAGCCGCGGCGCGTAGCGGTCGAGGACGATCCGGAGCACGAACCCGGCAATCACGGGGAGCAGGACGACCTGAACGATGCTCGTGAACATCTCCGCGAACGTGACCTGGAGCTGTTCGCCGGCCAGCGCGACGACCCACGCCGGCATCACGACCGGCGCGGCGATCGTCGTCACGGTCGTGATCGCGACCGAGAGCGCGACGTCGCCCTTCCCGAGATACGTCATCACGTTCGACGCCGTGCCGCCCGGTGCGGCACCCAGCAAGATTACGCCGATCGCGAGTTCGTGCGGAAGCGAGAGCGCGACCGTGATCGCCCACGCCGCGACCGGCATCACGAGCCACTGGGTGACTGCACCGATCGCGACGTCGCGCGGGCGCTCTGCGATCCGCGTGAAGTCTGCAGGCTGGAGCGTCAGCCCCATCCCGAGCATGATGACGCCCAACAACGGCGTGATGTAGGGTTCGATCCAGGTGAACGTCGCTGGCGAGGCGAGCGCCGCACCCGAGAACAGCACCACCCAGACCACGAAGTACGTGCTCGCGAACTCCCCGATCCGTTCGAGACGATCGAGCACGCTCACGTTCTCACCTCCTTGCTCACGGGATGGACAAGATGGCGGTCCCGCCACGTGAGTGTGTGAGACGATCCATCGACACGATCGATGTCGTCGGACATACCACGGCCGTCACCACGCCCCGATAAAAGTCCTCGCCCGCGTCGGTTACGCGTACTCCTTCCGGAACCCGCGGAACTCGGTCAGGTGGGCCTCCTCGTCGGTGAGGATCGTTACTGCGATGTCCTCGGTCACGGGATCGTCGGCGTCGCGTGCGGCGTGGATCAGCGATCGATAGGTTTCGATGGCGTCCTCCTCGGCTTCGAGGACTCCATCGATCACCGCAGGCACGTCCGTCGAATCCTCCGGTGGCTGGAGGCTTTCCTGGTGCATCTCGAAATCGGCCGACGCTGGCGGGCGTTCGTCGAGCTGTTTCAGCCGCTGGCCGAGCATCCGGGCGTGATTGAGTTCCTCGTCGATGTCCACATCGAGGCTCTCCTTGATCTCCTCGGCGCGAACCCCATCGAGCACGATGGAGTTGGTGAGGTAGTTCATCACGGTCTCGATCTCGTCGCCGTAGGCCACCTTGAGCAGCCGGGTCACCTCGTCGCTCGTCATGGAACCCGCTACACGCCCCGAGAACTTCAGTGTAGCTGCCGACCTCCGACACACGTCGCCGCGCCGACGAAGCGCGCGCGAGCGAAACCCACCCTCGATTCTCCCGATACGCGGAAGAAACGGCGCTTCGATAGCGATCGCATCGTGGTGATTCGTCACGCCTGATATTGAGACGTATAAGGAATTGCCGACAAATGGTATCCGTTGACTGCTGTCGGTTTTGCGATCGACCGTCGCACGGGCCGTCCCCCGGCGTGTGGCGGAGCGACAGGTTTATCAGTACCATGCGCATCGGAGTCGACTGCAATGTCCCACCACAACGTGGACACGGAGGACACGTCGGAGACCCCGGCGGGTCGAGTTCTTCCAGGGCACACTGGAATCCACAACTGAAGTCGATAAGATTCGAATTTTCGACACGACGCTACGTGACGGCGAGCAGTCGCCACGCACCTCGTTCAGCTACGACGACAAGCGCGAGATCGCCGCAACGCTGGACGAGATGGGAACTCACGTCATCGAGGCCGGGTTCCCGGTGAACTCCGACGCGGAGTTCGAGGCCGTGAGCGACATCGCCGCGAGCACGAGTGTGACAACCTGCGGCCTGGCACGCGTCGTCGAGGGCGACGTCGACGTCGCGCTGGACGCCGGCGTGGAGATGGTCCACGTCTTCGCATCGACCAGCGACGTCCAACTGGAGGACGCGATGCACGCCAGCCGCGAGGAAATGAAGGAACGATCGGTCGAGGCGGTCGAGCGCGCGAAGGAAGCCGGCGTCGAGGTGATGTTCTCACCGATGGACGCCACTCGTACTGATGGAGAGTACCTGATCGACGTGATCGAGGCGGTCTCCGTGGCCGGCGTGGACTGGATCAACGTCCCCGACACCTGCGGGGTGGCGACCCCGACGCGCTTCGGCGACCTGATCGAGACCGTCCGAGCGCACACCGACGCCCGGATCGACGTCCACACCCACGACGATTTCGGCCTGGCGAGCGCGAACGCGATGGCCGGCTTCGAGGCCGGGGCCGAGCAGGCCCAGGTCAGCGTGAACGGGATCGGCGAGCGTGCCGGCAACGCGGCCTACGAAGAGGTCGTGATGAGCGCCGAGTCACTCTACGACGTGGACACCGGGATCGATACGACCCGAATCACCGAGATCGCGCGGGTCGTCGAAGGGATGAGCGGGATCGAGACCCCCGCCAACAAACCGATCGTCGGCGCGAACGCGTTCAGTCACGAGTCGGGGATCCACGCCGCGGGCGTGATCGAGAACTCGGACACGTTCGAGCCGGGCGTGATGACCCCCGAGATGGTCGGCGCGGAGCGCGAACTCGTCCTGGGGAAACACACGGGCCAACATTCGGTACGCGAGCGGCTCGTCGAGGCCGGCTTCCAGCCGACCGACGACGAGGTGCGCGAGTGTACCCGACGAGTGAAGGACTTCGGTGCCGAGAAGGAGCGGGTCACGATGGACGTCTTGACTCGCTTCGCGCACGAGGTCGGCATCAGTCAGTCGGAGCAGATCGCCCGAAAGGAGGCCGACGACTGAGCCATGCGCGCCTCGAACGCTCCATCCCACCACCAGCGGGTAGCGCCAGCCCGTGCGAGCGGCGGTGCGATCGATCCTCGCCACGACCCCGATCGGCGCAACGCTTGCAGCGCACGCAAGGGTTATTACCGTCGGAATGGAGAGGAAGAGTACGATGTTCCGATCGACCGTCGCACGAGGGCCGCAGCCTCGGAGCGACGCGGTCGGCGTGCGTGTGTCGATCATTGTAGGGGCGTAGCCCCCTACATCACCTTCTCCCCCGACCCTACTGCACCGACCACACAGCGACCAGCACGCGCGACTCCCACGCGATCCATGCACGACCGACAGCGACCTCGAAAACAACCACCACGACCGACCCGACCACGCCAGACGCATCGCCCACAACCCACACCGCGAACAGGGGGTGTGCCGTGAGCGAACAGCAACCGACCCACCGCCCTGACGCGGACGAACCGGCCACCGCCGAAGCTACGACGGCCGAGGAGATGGCTGCCGACGACGCGAGCGCCGAAGCGGCGTCCCCCGAGGACGATGCGGGCGCTCGGCCCGTGACGACCGGTTCGGAATCGGTCGTGCGCGCGCTCGAAACCGCCGGCGTCGAGCATCTCTTCGGGGTCCAGGGCGGCGCGATCATGCCGGTGTACGACGCGCTGTACGACTCGGATTTGAGCCACGTCACAATGGCCCACGAGCAGGGTGCGGCCCACGCCGCCGACGCATACGGCATCGTCTCGGGCGATCCCGGCGTCTGTCTCGCGACCTCGGGACCGGGGGCGACGAACCTCGTGACCGGGCTCGCGGACGCCTCGCTCGACTCGGACCCAATGATCGCGCTCACGGGACAGGTCCCGACCGCGATGGTCGGCTCGGACGCGTTCCAGGAGGCCGACACCACCGGGATCACGAGTCCGGTGACGAAGGAGAACTACTTCGCAAGCGACGCCGACACCGTGGGTGATGCGGTCGGCGAGGCGTTCGCGCTCGCCGACGAGGGTCGCCAGGGACCGACGCTCGTCGACCTCCCGAAGGACGTGACGAACGGCGCGACCGAGCAGGAACCAGCCGCGGGGAGCACGCCCGAAACCTACGATCCGCCCGAACGCGCCGAGCGCGAGGCGGTCACAGCGGCCGCCGACGCGATCGCTAGCGCCGAGCGCCCCGTAATCCTCGCGGGCGGCGGCGTGATCAAGGCCGAGGCGTGCGACGAGCTCCGGCAGTTCGCCACCGAGTACGGAATTCCTGTGGTGACCACGATGCCGGCAGTCGGCGCGTTCCCCGAGGATCACGACCTCGCGATGGAGATGGCGGGGATGCACGGTACGGGCTACGCGAACATGGCGATCACCCACTGCGACGCGATGTTCGCGGTCGGCACCCGGTTCGACGATCGGCTCACTGGTGGGGTCGAGACGTTCGCACCGGAGGCCGAGATCGTCCACGCCGACATCGATCCCGCGGAGATCTCGAAGAACGTCCACGCCGACTACCCGCTGCTCGGCGACGCCGGCACGGTGATCGATCAGGTCCACGACGCGCTCGCCGAGGAGCGGGCGGCGGACATGTCGGCGACCGGCGAGCGCTGGACGGCGTGGCGCGAGCAGTGTCGGGACTGGAAGGACGAGTACCCGATGGACTACGCCACACCGGCGGACGAACCCCTCAAACCACAGTTCGTGGTCGAGGCCGTCGATGCGGCGACGGCCGACGACACGATCGTGACGACCGGTGTCGGTCAGCACCAGATGTGGGCGGTCCAGTACTGGACGTACACCCAGCCCCGAACGTGGGTCTCCTCGCACGGTCTCGGGACGATGGGCTACGGGCTGCCTTCCGCCATCGGCGCGCGCTTCGCAGCCGACGACGACCAGTCGGTGGTCTGTTTCGACGGCGATGGCTCGTTCCTGATGACGCTTCAGGAGCTCGCGGTCGCCGTCAGGGAGAACCTCGACATCACGGTGTTCGTCCTGAACAACGAGGCGGTCGGGATGGTGCGCCAGTGGCAGGACGGCTTCTTCGAGGGGCGGCGGATGGCCTCGGAGTACCCGTGGATACCCGACTTCGAAACGCTCGCCGAGGCGTTCGGCGCGCGCGGGTACACTATCAACGCGACCGACGACGAGAGCGAGGTTGAGGACGTCGTGAGCGAGGCGCTCGGCTACGACGGGCCGTCGGTCGTCGACGCCCACATCGACCCGACAGAGAACGTCTACCCGATGGTGCCGAGCGGCGGCGCGAACGGCGAGTTCGTCCTCGCGGAGGACCAGCTATGACGGAAGGCCTCCAGGGTCCGGCTCCCGACGAGCGTCCGCAACCGTCGGGCCGGCGCAACGCGCAGGGAATTCGGATCGATCCTGAGGTCGCGGCCGAACCCGAATCGCGGCGAACAGTGCTATCGGCGCTGGTCGAGAACGAGCCGGGCGTGCTCGCGAAGATCTCCGGACTCGTCTCGCGCCGGCAGTTCAACATCGAATCCCTCACCGTCGGAACGACCACGAACCCCGAAACCTCCCGGGTCACGCTGGTGATCGAGGAGCCCGAACCGGGCGTTCGCCAGGTCGAAAAACAGCTCGACAAGGTGATCAACGTGATCTCGGTGCGCGAGCTGGGCGACGACGCCGTGCGCCGCGAGCTCGTGGTGCTGAAAGTCCACGGCGAGGAGCCGGACAAGGTCAACGCCGTCACCGAGATGTACGACGGCACCACACTCGACGCCGGTCCACGGACCATCACTGTCCAGATCACCGGCGACGAACAGAAGATCGACGACGCGATCGACGCCTTCCGGCAGTTCGGGATCCGCGAGCTCGCACGAACCGGTCAGACCGCGCTCGCGCGCGGCGAGGAGTGGACGACGCACGCCGAAGAGGAGCGGTACGAACGGGTACACGATACATGACAGAACACGCGACGATATACTACGACGACGACGCAGACAGCACCGCCATCGACGGGAAGACGGTGGCCGTAATGGGGTACGGCTCACAGGGCCACGCCCACGCGCAAAACCTCGCCGAGAGCGGGGTCGAGGTGGTCGTGGGGCTCCGCGAGGGATCGAGTTCGCGCGACGCCGCCCGCGAGGACGGCCTCGACGTGGAAACTCCTGTGGAGGCCGCCGCGCGCGCGGACATCGTCTCGATGCTCGTACCGGACACCGTTCAGCCGTCGGTGTACGACGACATCGAGAGCGAACTCGACGCCGGCGACACCCTCCAGTTCGCCCACGGGTTCAACATCCACTTCGGCCAGATCGAACCGCCCGAGGACGTGGACGTGACGATGATCGCCCCCAAGAGCCCGGGCCACCTCGTCCGGCGCAACTACGAGAACGATCAGGGGACGCCGGGTCTGCTCGCGGTTTATCAGGATGCGACCGGCGAGGCGAAATCGGAGGCGCTCGCGTACGCCCAGGCGATCGGCTGCACCCGTGCAGGGGTCGTGGAGACCACGTTCCGCGAGGAGACCGAAACTGACCTGTTCGGCGAGCAGGCGGTGCTCTGCGGTGGCGTGACGAGCCTGATCAAGCAGGCCTACGAGACCCTCGTCGAGGCCGGCTACTCCCCGGAGATGGCGTACTTCGAGTGTCTCAACGAGATGAAACTCATCGTCGATCTGATGTACGAAGGCGGACTCGGCGAGATGTGGGACTCCGTCTCGGATACGGCCGAGTACGGCGGTCTCACGAAGGGCGACGTCGTGGTCGACGAGCACGCCCGTGCGAACATGGAGAACGTCCTCGAAGACGTTCAAAACGGGGCGTTCGCCCGCGAGTGGATCGCGGAGAACCAGGCCAACCGGCCCGCCTACCGCCAGCTCAGGCAAGCCGAGAAGAACCACGAGATCGAGGACGTGGGCGAGCGCCTGCGCGACCTGTTCGCGTGGGCCGACGAGACCGAATCGAGCGAGGAAGAACCCGACGCAGAGCGAGTCCAAGCAGATGACTGAGAACACGACACGACCGATGACGAACGAAACGACACGGCAGACGACGGACGCGACGAACCGAACGATGAGCGATGTCGACCACACCGACCCCCATACCCGCCGACCGTTCGGCGAGCACGTGGTGTTCGCACGCGGCCCGACGGTGGCGGCGGATGGAGGTGAGCGAACCGACGGTTCGCGATCCTCGTCGGGCGAGCGAAGCGAGTCCGACGGTGGGAAGCGGGACCCGGAAACCGTGGACGATGAGGAAACACAGGACGCTGAGACGGACGACCGGATGGAAGACGTAGACCACGAGCCGCCGAGTGAGACCGAGGCGAACCCGGTCTTCGAGCGCGGCCGCGAGGGTCGCGACGACGCTCGATGAGCGAGCGCACCCTCTACGACAAGGTTTGGGACCGCCACGCGGTCGCGGAGTTGCCCACTGGCCAGACCCAGCTGTTCGTCGGTCTCCACCTCATCCACGAGGTGACGAGCCCACAGGCGTTCGGGATGCTCCGCGAGCGCGATCTGGAGGTGGCCTACCCCGATCGGACCCACGCGACGGTCGATCACATCGTCCCGACGGCCGACCAGTCCCGACCCTACGGCGACGACGCCGCAGAAGAGATGATGAGTGAACTGGAGGAAAACGTCCGCGAAGCCGGGATCGACTTTTCGGACCCGACGACGGGCGACCAGGGCATCGTCCACGTCGTCGGGCCCGAGCAGGGGCTGACCCAGCCGGGGATGACCGTGGTCTGCGGGGACTCACACACCGCGACCCACGGCGCGTTCGGCGCACTCGCGTTCGGTATCGGGACCTCCCAGATCAGGGACGTGCTCGCCACGGGCTCGATCGCGATGGAGAAACAGCAAGTCAGAAAGATCGAGATCACCGGCGAACTCGGCGCGGGTGTCGAGGCCAAGGACGTGATCCTCGCGGTCATCCGGAAATTGGGCACTGACGGCGGCGTCGGCTACGTCTACGAGTACGCTGGCGACGCGATCGAATCGCTCGGAATGGAGGGCCGGATGAGTGTCTGCAACATGTCGATCGAGGGTGGCGCGCGCGCGGGCTACGTCAACCCCGACGAGACGACGTACGAGTGGCTCCGCGAGACCGACGCCTTCCGGGGCGATCCCGAGAGGTTCGAGCGACTGAAGCCCTACTGGGAGTCGATCCGTTCGGACGCCGACGCGGAGTACGACGACGTGGTGACGATCGACGGCGGCGCGCTCGAACCGATGGTGACGTGGGGCACGACGCCTGGCCAGGGCATCGGGATTTCGGAGCCGATCCCCGCGCCCGAGGACCTCCCCGAGAGCGAACGCGACACCGCGCGGCGTGCCCAGGAGCACATGCGCGTCGAGCCGGGCGAGAAGATGGACGGGTACGAGATCGACGTCGCGTTCCTCGGATCGTGTACCAACGCTCGCCTGGCTGATCTGCGCCGCGCGGCGCGGATCGTGACCGGCCGCGAGGTCCACTCCGACGTGCGCGCGATGGTGGTGCCCGGGAGTCAACGTGTCCAGGCCACCGCCGAGGAGGAAGGCCTGAAAGACGTGTTCACCGAGGCGGGCTTCGAGTGGCGCAACGCGGGCTGTTCGATGTGTCTCGGGATGAATGAGGATCAACTGGAGGGCGACGAGGCGTGTGCCTCCTCGTCGAACCGGAACTTCGTTGGCCGCCAGGGATCGAAGGACGGTCGCACAGTGCTGATGAACCCGCGAATGGTGGCCGCAGCAGCCCTGAAGGGGACGGTCACGGACGTTCGCGAGATCGAGGAGCGAGAGGTGCCTACCGCATGAGCACCGACGACAGCGGCGCTACAGAAGCCGGCGCGGACGGCGGAGACGGTCCCGTCGAAACCGTCGAACACGTCTCCGGAACGGGCGTCCCGATCCGGGGCAACGACATCGACACCGACCAGATCATCCCGGCGCGGTTCATGAAGGTCGTCACGTTCGATGGGCTGGGGCAGTTCGCGTTCTTCGATCAGCGCTTCGACGACGATGACGAACTGAAGGACCACCCGATGAACGAGGAACGCTTTCAGGAGGCGTCGGTGATGGCGGTCAACGCAAACTTCGGGTGTGGCTCCTCGCGCGAGCACGCCCCCCAGGCGCTCCAGCGGTGGGGGATCGACGCGCTGGTCGGCGAGTCGTTTGCCGAGATCTTCGCGGGCAACTGCCTCGCGCTCGGCATTCCGACCGTGACCGCCGATTCCGAGGCGATCGCCGATCTCCAGAAGTTCGTCGAGGACCATCCCGACGCGATGATCGACGTCGACGTGGCCGCCGAAACGGTGCGCTACGGCGATCGGGAGATCGACGTCACGGTCGACGACGCCCAGCGCACGGCGCTCGTCGACGGTGAGTGGGACACCACAGCCCTCATGCGATCGAACGCTGGCGTCGTCGACGAAACCGCACGGGCGCTCCCCTACGTCGATGACTGACCGGATCGCGGTGATTCACGGCGACGGGATCGGGAAGGAGGTCGTTCCGGTTGCGGTCAAAGTACTGGATGCGGTCGGCGACTTCGCATTCGAGTACGCCGAAGCGGGCGACGAGACACGCGCCGAGACCGGCACACCGCTCCCCGAGGAGACCCGGGAACTGGCCGCGGCAGCCGACGCGACGCTGTTCGGCGCGGCTGGAGAGACCGCTGCCGACGTGATCATCCCGCTCCGGCGGGCAGTCGAGTCGTTTGCGAACGTCCGCCCGGCGCGGGCGTACCCCGGCGTCGATGCGATTCACCCCGAAACCGACCTCGTGTTCGTTCGGGAGAACACCGAGGGTGTCTACGCGGGCATCGAGAGCGATATCACCGAAGACGTCCGGACGCTCACGCGCGTCACCACGGAGTCGGC
It encodes the following:
- a CDS encoding ferritin-like domain-containing protein, with translation MTSDEVTRLLKVAYGDEIETVMNYLTNSIVLDGVRAEEIKESLDVDIDEELNHARMLGQRLKQLDERPPASADFEMHQESLQPPEDSTDVPAVIDGVLEAEEDAIETYRSLIHAARDADDPVTEDIAVTILTDEEAHLTEFRGFRKEYA
- the ilvC gene encoding ketol-acid reductoisomerase, which encodes MTEHATIYYDDDADSTAIDGKTVAVMGYGSQGHAHAQNLAESGVEVVVGLREGSSSRDAAREDGLDVETPVEAAARADIVSMLVPDTVQPSVYDDIESELDAGDTLQFAHGFNIHFGQIEPPEDVDVTMIAPKSPGHLVRRNYENDQGTPGLLAVYQDATGEAKSEALAYAQAIGCTRAGVVETTFREETETDLFGEQAVLCGGVTSLIKQAYETLVEAGYSPEMAYFECLNEMKLIVDLMYEGGLGEMWDSVSDTAEYGGLTKGDVVVDEHARANMENVLEDVQNGAFAREWIAENQANRPAYRQLRQAEKNHEIEDVGERLRDLFAWADETESSEEEPDAERVQADD
- a CDS encoding GMC oxidoreductase, whose product is MNDPDVVIVGAGADGPATAWKLAHDHGVDVLLLEGGPWHGNEQWPEPHADSGGTISTDPEDLDGKLLDEQFTHREADANDPTYGYLRVGPADHSRAPWFRNLHQNAFIWQVGAVGGTSLHYFSNHPRGYPTAFNDQPHWPFDYEELVPYYQLNEELTSTQQAPMTAKEEVFIEGADALYPLIESKNVTETGWRPQANAVEVPGRETATGEPLDADYEGSFSYDDGFRGDTLVGDHFQGSSTPVDAPVRDKARKSSNVGYVPRALDTNKNDSQGNVALRPNAYVTDIETNEGAGTLEATGVTFRDSWSGQSQTVSADTVVLAGGCIETPRLWLNAGLPDDGWVGKGLTTHWFDWVVGVYDDETVADINPEVEHMDPYVGQNSAVRFDKPGVGGMEDIGMSPGLVSYADYLFSQAGYSFDTEVDPSEPWDTRGYVVGEELKRRMSNYKQTKALLILTDDLPRQSNGVSLDNTFSDEHGPVPKVKWEPHPDDDAKRDELSRIAANIHKEAGADHVHRCDWPPLLLHMQSSMRMGEVLDENAEAKNVNRLFVADHSAMANGVGGPNPTNSGQALALRTADKIAELYF
- the ilvN gene encoding acetolactate synthase small subunit, which encodes MTEGLQGPAPDERPQPSGRRNAQGIRIDPEVAAEPESRRTVLSALVENEPGVLAKISGLVSRRQFNIESLTVGTTTNPETSRVTLVIEEPEPGVRQVEKQLDKVINVISVRELGDDAVRRELVVLKVHGEEPDKVNAVTEMYDGTTLDAGPRTITVQITGDEQKIDDAIDAFRQFGIRELARTGQTALARGEEWTTHAEEERYERVHDT
- the ilvB gene encoding biosynthetic-type acetolactate synthase large subunit, translated to MSEQQPTHRPDADEPATAEATTAEEMAADDASAEAASPEDDAGARPVTTGSESVVRALETAGVEHLFGVQGGAIMPVYDALYDSDLSHVTMAHEQGAAHAADAYGIVSGDPGVCLATSGPGATNLVTGLADASLDSDPMIALTGQVPTAMVGSDAFQEADTTGITSPVTKENYFASDADTVGDAVGEAFALADEGRQGPTLVDLPKDVTNGATEQEPAAGSTPETYDPPERAEREAVTAAADAIASAERPVILAGGGVIKAEACDELRQFATEYGIPVVTTMPAVGAFPEDHDLAMEMAGMHGTGYANMAITHCDAMFAVGTRFDDRLTGGVETFAPEAEIVHADIDPAEISKNVHADYPLLGDAGTVIDQVHDALAEERAADMSATGERWTAWREQCRDWKDEYPMDYATPADEPLKPQFVVEAVDAATADDTIVTTGVGQHQMWAVQYWTYTQPRTWVSSHGLGTMGYGLPSAIGARFAADDDQSVVCFDGDGSFLMTLQELAVAVRENLDITVFVLNNEAVGMVRQWQDGFFEGRRMASEYPWIPDFETLAEAFGARGYTINATDDESEVEDVVSEALGYDGPSVVDAHIDPTENVYPMVPSGGANGEFVLAEDQL
- a CDS encoding LeuA family protein, translating into MQCPTTTWTRRTRRRPRRVEFFQGTLESTTEVDKIRIFDTTLRDGEQSPRTSFSYDDKREIAATLDEMGTHVIEAGFPVNSDAEFEAVSDIAASTSVTTCGLARVVEGDVDVALDAGVEMVHVFASTSDVQLEDAMHASREEMKERSVEAVERAKEAGVEVMFSPMDATRTDGEYLIDVIEAVSVAGVDWINVPDTCGVATPTRFGDLIETVRAHTDARIDVHTHDDFGLASANAMAGFEAGAEQAQVSVNGIGERAGNAAYEEVVMSAESLYDVDTGIDTTRITEIARVVEGMSGIETPANKPIVGANAFSHESGIHAAGVIENSDTFEPGVMTPEMVGAERELVLGKHTGQHSVRERLVEAGFQPTDDEVRECTRRVKDFGAEKERVTMDVLTRFAHEVGISQSEQIARKEADD
- a CDS encoding bile acid:sodium symporter family protein, encoding MSVLDRLERIGEFASTYFVVWVVLFSGAALASPATFTWIEPYITPLLGVIMLGMGLTLQPADFTRIAERPRDVAIGAVTQWLVMPVAAWAITVALSLPHELAIGVILLGAAPGGTASNVMTYLGKGDVALSVAITTVTTIAAPVVMPAWVVALAGEQLQVTFAEMFTSIVQVVLLPVIAGFVLRIVLDRYAPRLAAAGLSIFPAISVAAIVAIVAAVVGLNVENILTAGAVVLLAVVAHNAIGLGAGYGVGRASGMSPERVRACTFEVALQNSGLAVALATAYFSPLAALPPALFSVWHNVTGPALATYFSRQAVRTPDSPRAEPADD
- the leuC gene encoding 3-isopropylmalate dehydratase large subunit, whose amino-acid sequence is MSERTLYDKVWDRHAVAELPTGQTQLFVGLHLIHEVTSPQAFGMLRERDLEVAYPDRTHATVDHIVPTADQSRPYGDDAAEEMMSELEENVREAGIDFSDPTTGDQGIVHVVGPEQGLTQPGMTVVCGDSHTATHGAFGALAFGIGTSQIRDVLATGSIAMEKQQVRKIEITGELGAGVEAKDVILAVIRKLGTDGGVGYVYEYAGDAIESLGMEGRMSVCNMSIEGGARAGYVNPDETTYEWLRETDAFRGDPERFERLKPYWESIRSDADAEYDDVVTIDGGALEPMVTWGTTPGQGIGISEPIPAPEDLPESERDTARRAQEHMRVEPGEKMDGYEIDVAFLGSCTNARLADLRRAARIVTGREVHSDVRAMVVPGSQRVQATAEEEGLKDVFTEAGFEWRNAGCSMCLGMNEDQLEGDEACASSSNRNFVGRQGSKDGRTVLMNPRMVAAAALKGTVTDVREIEEREVPTA
- a CDS encoding DUF5779 family protein; amino-acid sequence: MSEFDLDLQTIESEMDVEDADDTGRVVLGVLDGRTSDEEWVAEVDDGAVLVLAVEGDMKRLAAGFAPDIREMGGELIHFRRFLLVTPSGVTIDTDRLD
- the leuD gene encoding 3-isopropylmalate dehydratase small subunit, whose product is MSTDDSGATEAGADGGDGPVETVEHVSGTGVPIRGNDIDTDQIIPARFMKVVTFDGLGQFAFFDQRFDDDDELKDHPMNEERFQEASVMAVNANFGCGSSREHAPQALQRWGIDALVGESFAEIFAGNCLALGIPTVTADSEAIADLQKFVEDHPDAMIDVDVAAETVRYGDREIDVTVDDAQRTALVDGEWDTTALMRSNAGVVDETARALPYVDD